In one Aromatoleum aromaticum EbN1 genomic region, the following are encoded:
- a CDS encoding molybdopterin-containing oxidoreductase family protein, which yields MSQPVEKLVRAACPHDCPDTCAMEVTVADGRAVKIRGADDLPFTNGALCPKVARYLERVYSDQRLLHPMKRVGRKGEGRFERIGWDEALDTIAAKFGAIAADDARGILPYSYGGTLGFVQGGSMDFRLFHRLGASLLDRTICSSAGVAGWKATIGAMVGTDPEALVDAKLILIWGANPVVSNLHGWRYLQEAKRRGAKLVCIDPRRTQTAEKCAEHLAPWPGTDGALALAMMQVLIEDDLIDRDYIAAHTLGFDGLAERVKPCTPEWAAPLTGLSADAIRCLAREYGSVKPAAIRLNYGLNRCGGGGMAIRNIACLPALTGAWRHPAGGAVLSTSGNFPVDQHALERPDLYPHTPGRPPRTINMTTIGDALLTADDPPIRAIYVYNSNPLAVAPDNRTVREGFAREDLFCVVHELFQTDTADYADILLPATSQLEHRDLHKSYGHLYAVDNQPAIAPLGEAKPNSEVFRLLAARLGFTDPALAESDDEIVAAAFTRRDNRVYGFERSLAGQGWARLNLPRPFAPFAKGDFLTPSGKCEFFSASLARQGHDPLPAWVPPHESPVSNPALAARYPLALISPPARNFLNTSFANLPRFIGEERGPSLEIHPADAAARGIVEGDRLRIFNDRGAFHARAVPTDRVRPGLVVAPSVWWRKLSGDGENVNAVTSKALTDMGGGPTFYDCLVEVAKETHDD from the coding sequence ATGAGCCAGCCCGTTGAAAAGTTGGTGCGCGCGGCCTGCCCGCACGATTGCCCCGATACCTGCGCAATGGAAGTGACGGTCGCCGACGGCCGGGCGGTGAAGATCCGCGGCGCCGACGACCTGCCGTTCACGAATGGCGCGCTATGCCCGAAAGTCGCCCGCTACCTCGAGCGGGTGTATTCGGACCAGCGCCTGCTGCACCCGATGAAGCGCGTCGGGCGCAAAGGCGAAGGCCGCTTCGAGCGCATCGGCTGGGACGAGGCGCTCGACACGATCGCAGCAAAGTTCGGCGCGATCGCCGCCGACGATGCGCGCGGCATCCTGCCATACAGCTATGGCGGCACGCTCGGCTTCGTGCAAGGCGGCAGCATGGATTTCCGCCTTTTCCATCGCCTCGGTGCGTCGCTGCTCGATCGCACGATTTGCTCGTCGGCGGGCGTCGCCGGCTGGAAGGCGACGATCGGAGCGATGGTCGGCACGGACCCGGAAGCGCTCGTCGACGCGAAGCTGATCCTGATCTGGGGCGCGAACCCGGTGGTGTCGAACCTGCACGGCTGGCGCTACCTCCAGGAGGCGAAGCGGCGCGGCGCGAAGCTCGTCTGCATCGACCCGCGGCGCACGCAGACCGCGGAAAAGTGCGCCGAGCATCTCGCGCCGTGGCCCGGCACTGACGGCGCGCTCGCGCTGGCGATGATGCAGGTTCTGATCGAGGACGACCTGATCGACCGCGACTACATCGCGGCGCACACCCTCGGCTTCGACGGGCTCGCCGAACGCGTGAAGCCCTGCACGCCCGAATGGGCTGCGCCGCTGACCGGCCTTTCGGCCGATGCGATCCGCTGCCTCGCGCGCGAGTACGGCAGTGTCAAGCCGGCGGCGATCCGTCTCAATTACGGGCTCAACCGCTGTGGCGGCGGCGGCATGGCGATCCGCAACATCGCGTGTCTGCCAGCGCTGACCGGCGCGTGGCGCCATCCTGCCGGCGGCGCGGTGCTGTCGACGTCCGGCAATTTCCCGGTCGACCAGCACGCGCTCGAGAGGCCGGACCTGTACCCGCACACGCCGGGCCGTCCGCCACGCACGATCAACATGACGACGATCGGCGACGCACTGCTCACCGCGGACGACCCGCCGATCCGCGCGATCTACGTCTATAACTCGAACCCGCTCGCGGTCGCGCCCGACAACCGCACCGTGCGCGAGGGGTTCGCGCGCGAGGACCTGTTCTGCGTCGTGCACGAACTTTTCCAGACCGACACCGCGGACTACGCCGACATCCTGCTGCCGGCGACGAGCCAGCTCGAGCACCGCGACCTGCACAAGTCGTACGGCCACCTGTACGCGGTCGACAACCAGCCGGCGATCGCGCCGCTTGGCGAGGCGAAACCGAACAGCGAAGTGTTCCGCCTGCTCGCCGCGCGGCTCGGCTTCACCGACCCGGCGCTCGCCGAGTCCGACGACGAGATTGTCGCGGCGGCGTTCACGCGCCGCGACAACCGTGTATATGGGTTCGAGCGCAGCCTCGCCGGGCAGGGCTGGGCGCGCCTGAACCTGCCGCGGCCGTTCGCACCGTTCGCGAAAGGCGATTTCCTCACGCCGTCGGGCAAATGCGAATTTTTCTCCGCCAGCCTTGCCCGCCAAGGGCACGATCCGCTGCCGGCGTGGGTGCCGCCGCACGAGTCGCCGGTCAGCAACCCCGCGCTCGCAGCGCGCTATCCGCTGGCGCTGATTTCGCCGCCGGCGCGTAACTTCCTCAACACCAGCTTCGCGAACCTGCCGCGCTTCATTGGCGAGGAACGCGGTCCGTCGCTCGAGATCCACCCCGCTGACGCGGCAGCGCGCGGCATCGTCGAAGGCGACCGGCTGCGCATCTTCAACGACCGTGGCGCCTTCCACGCGCGCGCGGTGCCGACCGATCGCGTGCGACCCGGCCTCGTCGTCGCACCGTCAGTGTGGTGGCGCAAGCTGTCCGGCGATGGCGAAAACGTGAACGCGGTGACATCAAAGGCGCTGACCGACATGGGCGGCGGCCCGACGTTCTATGACTGTCTCGTCGAGGTCGCGAAGGAGACGCACGATGACTGA
- a CDS encoding NAD-dependent deacylase — protein MTETQVLDAVARLIAGAPRILFITGAGISADSGLPTYRGIGGLYHERLTDDGLTIEEALSGEMMEAHPEVAWKYIAEIEANCRGAAPNIAHRIIAALEHERPGVWVLTQNVDGLHRAAGSRNLIEIHGSVHRLRCTECKHARSVPDYSGLRIPPGCPVCGGVLRPDIVLFGEMLPETGLRRLEALLDDGVDLVVSIGTTSVFPYISGPIWWADQAGVPSVEINPGETGVSGIVTHRLRLRAAEAMPKLWRRLHPERPLED, from the coding sequence ATGACTGAAACGCAGGTTCTCGATGCCGTCGCGCGGTTGATCGCCGGTGCCCCTCGCATCCTGTTCATCACCGGCGCCGGCATCTCGGCCGATTCGGGCCTGCCGACCTACCGCGGCATCGGCGGGCTCTACCACGAGCGCCTGACCGACGACGGGCTGACGATCGAAGAGGCGCTGTCGGGCGAGATGATGGAGGCGCACCCCGAGGTCGCGTGGAAATACATCGCCGAGATCGAAGCCAACTGCCGCGGCGCCGCGCCGAACATCGCGCACCGCATCATCGCCGCGCTGGAGCACGAACGCCCCGGCGTATGGGTGCTGACGCAGAACGTCGACGGCCTGCACCGCGCGGCCGGATCGCGCAACCTCATCGAGATCCACGGCAGCGTGCATCGCCTGCGCTGCACGGAATGCAAGCACGCGCGCTCGGTGCCCGACTATTCCGGGCTGCGGATTCCGCCCGGCTGCCCGGTGTGCGGCGGGGTGTTGCGGCCGGACATCGTGCTGTTCGGCGAAATGCTGCCGGAAACTGGCCTGCGCCGGCTGGAGGCGCTGCTCGACGACGGCGTCGACCTCGTCGTGTCGATCGGCACCACCAGCGTCTTCCCGTACATCTCGGGGCCGATCTGGTGGGCCGATCAGGCCGGCGTGCCGAGCGTCGAGATCAACCCCGGCGAAACCGGAGTCAGCGGGATCGTCACGCACCGCCTGCGCCTGCGCGCGGCCGAGGCGATGCCGAAACTGTGGCGGCGGCTGCATCCGGAGCGGCCGCTGGAGGATTGA
- a CDS encoding type II toxin-antitoxin system Phd/YefM family antitoxin yields the protein MRAITYTDARNNLASELDRVVNDCDVTIITRQKAEATVLMSMREYESLIETAHLLRNPKNAMRLMKAVDDIENRRNLIERDLIEE from the coding sequence ATGCGAGCCATTACCTATACCGATGCGCGCAACAACCTCGCGTCCGAGCTTGACCGGGTGGTTAACGACTGCGACGTGACGATCATCACCCGCCAGAAGGCCGAGGCGACCGTACTGATGTCGATGCGCGAATACGAGTCGTTGATCGAAACCGCTCATCTACTACGCAATCCGAAGAACGCGATGCGGCTGATGAAGGCCGTCGATGACATCGAGAACCGGCGCAATCTGATCGAGCGGGACCTGATCGAGGAATGA
- a CDS encoding Txe/YoeB family addiction module toxin, with the protein MRIIFHPQAWDDYLYWQQTDKQILKRVNALIRDIQRDPFDGIGKPEPLKFNLTAYWSRRIDDEHRIVYKVLDDEVIIAQARGHYE; encoded by the coding sequence ATGAGGATTATCTTCCATCCCCAGGCCTGGGACGATTACCTCTACTGGCAGCAGACCGACAAGCAGATCCTCAAGCGGGTCAATGCGCTGATCCGCGATATCCAACGCGATCCGTTCGACGGCATCGGCAAGCCCGAACCGTTGAAATTCAACCTCACCGCCTACTGGTCGCGGCGCATCGACGACGAGCACCGCATCGTCTACAAAGTGCTGGACGACGAAGTCATCATTGCGCAGGCGCGCGGGCACTACGAATAA
- a CDS encoding REP-associated tyrosine transposase gives MPDYRRNRVPGGTYFFTVNLLERSRSTLVTHVDALREAVRKVRAHRPFHIDAWVVLPDHMHAVWTLPPDDSDYPARWKAIKIAFAKTLPKTEELSAVRAARGERGIWQRRFW, from the coding sequence ATGCCCGACTACCGCCGCAACCGGGTTCCCGGCGGAACCTACTTCTTCACCGTCAACCTGCTCGAACGCAGCCGCAGCACGCTGGTCACGCATGTCGATGCGCTACGCGAGGCGGTACGGAAAGTTCGTGCCCACCGTCCCTTCCACATCGACGCCTGGGTCGTCTTGCCCGACCACATGCACGCCGTGTGGACCCTGCCGCCCGATGACAGCGACTACCCGGCGCGCTGGAAGGCCATCAAGATCGCCTTCGCCAAGACGCTACCGAAGACCGAAGAGCTGTCCGCGGTGCGGGCCGCCAGGGGCGAACGGGGCATCTGGCAACGGCGCTTCTGGTAA
- the istA gene encoding IS21-like element ISAzo4 family transposase — protein sequence MPAERIAMHKIRELLRLKYDCALSHERIARALSISKGVVAKYVKAAEECGRPWAELSAADEAELRRVLGVARRGRGASVANVPPDLAAVHQGLKRKNVTLALLWEEYVQTADGPSYQYSRFCDLYRAFARTLKRSMRQVHRAGEKLFIDYAGDTVPIVDADTGEISRAQIFVAVLGASSYTFACATATQSQADWLGSLAKALTFIGGVPELVVPDNTRSLVGQADRYEPQLQRTTAEFAAHYGVAILPARPYKPQDKAKVEVGVQIVQRWILARLRHRRFFSLGELNEAIAALLEPLNTRAFRRLPGSRHEAFETLDRPALRPLPATAFQFAQWKRAKPNIDYHVEFDGHYYSVPYALAGQPVELRITASSIECFAAGRRVAVHARSHRHGAFTTLTEHMPASHQAHRQWSPGKLIAWGATVGPHTEQVVSHQLERMPHPEQGYRACLGLMRLGRQYGNERLEAAATRAVTLGAMRYRNVASILKSGLDRAPLPASTAQQSELALPAAHENLRGARYYH from the coding sequence ATGCCGGCGGAGCGGATTGCCATGCACAAGATCAGGGAGTTGTTACGGCTCAAATACGACTGCGCGCTGTCGCATGAGCGCATTGCCCGCGCGCTGTCGATTTCCAAAGGCGTGGTCGCCAAGTATGTGAAGGCGGCCGAGGAGTGCGGCCGGCCGTGGGCCGAGTTGTCGGCGGCCGACGAGGCAGAGTTGCGCCGGGTGCTGGGGGTCGCCCGGCGTGGACGTGGCGCGAGCGTCGCGAATGTGCCGCCGGATCTGGCGGCGGTGCATCAGGGGCTCAAGCGAAAGAACGTTACGCTGGCGCTGCTGTGGGAAGAGTACGTGCAGACGGCCGACGGGCCGAGCTATCAGTACTCGCGCTTTTGCGACCTGTACCGCGCGTTCGCCCGCACGCTCAAGCGCTCGATGCGCCAGGTTCACCGCGCCGGCGAGAAGCTCTTCATCGACTACGCCGGCGACACGGTGCCGATTGTTGACGCCGACACGGGCGAGATTTCCCGCGCGCAGATCTTCGTCGCGGTCCTCGGGGCCTCGAGCTACACCTTCGCCTGTGCCACGGCGACGCAGTCGCAGGCGGATTGGCTGGGGTCGTTGGCGAAGGCGCTGACCTTCATCGGTGGCGTGCCCGAGCTCGTCGTGCCCGACAATACGCGCTCGCTCGTTGGCCAAGCCGACCGCTACGAGCCGCAACTGCAGCGCACCACCGCCGAGTTCGCCGCGCACTACGGCGTGGCGATCCTGCCCGCGCGCCCTTACAAGCCGCAGGACAAGGCCAAGGTCGAAGTCGGCGTGCAGATCGTGCAGCGCTGGATTCTGGCGCGGCTGCGTCACCGGCGCTTTTTCTCGCTGGGGGAGTTGAACGAGGCGATCGCCGCGTTACTCGAGCCGCTGAACACGCGTGCCTTCCGGCGCCTGCCAGGCTCGCGCCACGAAGCGTTCGAGACGCTCGATCGGCCGGCGCTGCGCCCGTTGCCCGCCACCGCGTTCCAGTTCGCCCAATGGAAACGGGCCAAGCCCAACATCGACTACCACGTCGAGTTCGACGGGCATTACTACAGCGTGCCGTATGCGCTCGCCGGCCAACCGGTGGAGTTACGCATCACCGCGAGCAGCATCGAATGCTTTGCCGCAGGCCGTCGCGTTGCGGTGCATGCGAGAAGCCACCGGCACGGGGCTTTCACCACGCTCACCGAGCACATGCCCGCATCGCATCAGGCGCACCGTCAGTGGTCCCCGGGCAAACTCATCGCCTGGGGCGCCACGGTCGGGCCTCACACCGAGCAGGTGGTCAGCCACCAACTCGAACGCATGCCGCACCCCGAGCAGGGCTACCGGGCGTGCCTCGGGCTGATGCGCCTCGGTCGTCAATACGGCAACGAACGCCTCGAAGCCGCGGCGACCCGCGCCGTCACCCTCGGGGCGATGCGTTACCGCAACGTCGCCTCGATCCTCAAGAGCGGGCTCGACCGCGCGCCGCTCCCCGCATCCACTGCGCAGCAAAGCGAGCTCGCGCTACCGGCCGCTCACGAGAACCTGCGCGGTGCGCGCTACTACCACTGA